The Pseudomonas sp. MPC6 nucleotide sequence GCATCCGGCGATGGCTACCGCCGGATTGGGCGATGTGCTGGCTGGATTGTTGGGCGCCTTGTTGGCCCAAGGCATGAACGCCTTTGACGCCGCTTGCCTCGCGGTCTGGCTGCACGCCAATGCCGGTGCGCAACAAGGTAAATCGGGCCGTGGGCTGGCGGCCAGTGATCTGATTCCAGCCATTCGTCAGTTGTTGGAGGAGCAAGCACCGTGTCTGAAGTAACCCTGTACCTGGCCGATGAACAGGCCATGACCGACTTTGGCGCGCGTATCGCCCGCACCACCAAGGGCCATGGCCTGATCTTTCTTGAAGGCGACCTCGGTGCGGGGAAAACCACGCTGTCCCGAGGCATCATCCGGGGCTTGGGGCATGTGGGCGCGGTAAAAAGTCCGACCTTCACCCTGGTCGAACCTTACGAGATCGGCGACATCCGGGCCTTCCATTTCGACCTGTATCGG carries:
- the tsaE gene encoding tRNA (adenosine(37)-N6)-threonylcarbamoyltransferase complex ATPase subunit type 1 TsaE; this encodes MSEVTLYLADEQAMTDFGARIARTTKGHGLIFLEGDLGAGKTTLSRGIIRGLGHVGAVKSPTFTLVEPYEIGDIRAFHFDLYRLVDPEELEYLGIRDYFDDDALCLIEWPRKGAGFLPKPDLTITISPQDSGRSLKILSQGSRGESWCAALALESN